Proteins encoded in a region of the Candidatus Bathyarchaeota archaeon genome:
- a CDS encoding metallophosphoesterase: MSLSASSIKLLTPHAALLVRKGSEKCLVISDLHIGWEVALSEEGVHVPSQTQKIIEKILSIMSSEKPDFVLLLGDIKHTIARIELEEWQDVPFFFEEISKNVAEVQVLLGNHDGNLEALLPDNVKILPTRGTVIGEVGFFHGHTWPDVSLLRCETLVIGHVHPVVGFRDPFGFRITRQVWVKAPCNRNHLARFVLRHYGKKAKEEKKIEEILRSEFNLEARTKNLIIMPSFNDFLGGQTINTPSFSRQKKFEEFIGPVLRSGSVDLGKAEIILLDGTFLGNLSQLRTLS, from the coding sequence ATGAGCCTATCTGCATCCTCAATAAAACTTTTAACTCCCCACGCGGCACTCCTAGTCCGAAAAGGCTCCGAGAAATGTCTCGTAATCTCGGACCTGCATATAGGCTGGGAGGTTGCCCTCTCCGAAGAAGGTGTACATGTCCCATCGCAGACCCAGAAGATCATTGAGAAGATCCTCAGTATAATGTCCTCCGAGAAACCGGACTTTGTTCTACTTCTAGGCGACATCAAACATACCATAGCAAGGATTGAGCTGGAGGAGTGGCAGGACGTCCCATTCTTCTTCGAAGAGATATCAAAAAATGTAGCAGAAGTCCAAGTTTTACTCGGAAATCATGATGGAAATTTAGAGGCGCTACTTCCAGATAACGTTAAAATCCTGCCTACTCGAGGAACAGTGATAGGCGAAGTTGGCTTCTTCCATGGACACACATGGCCAGACGTAAGTCTACTCAGATGTGAAACACTTGTAATAGGCCACGTTCACCCAGTAGTAGGCTTCAGGGACCCATTCGGCTTCCGAATCACGAGACAAGTCTGGGTAAAAGCCCCGTGTAATAGAAACCACCTGGCAAGATTCGTGCTCCGACATTATGGAAAGAAGGCAAAAGAAGAGAAAAAAATTGAAGAAATCCTAAGATCCGAGTTTAACCTAGAAGCCCGGACGAAGAACCTAATCATAATGCCATCATTCAATGATTTTCTAGGGGGACAAACAATCAACACTCCATCATTCTCAAGACAGAAGAAATTCGAAGAATTCATTGGTCCGGTTCTGCGCTCAGGAAGCGTAGATCTTGGAAAAGCAGAAATAATTCTCTTGGATGGAACATTTCTAGGCAATCTCAGCCAGCTGAGAACACTAAGCTGA
- a CDS encoding D-fructose 1,6-bisphosphatase: MKENLKILRRIAKEVYQTVNPILGKPEAGRIVGAGYGGDETRFIDEVAEQAIIDHLERNNISCIFIGEERGVKRIGANPAFYIISDAVDGSTNAVRGIEFVSLSLAISPKDSLEGIETAIVMNLYNGRIYEAEKGKGARCEGKTIKTSEKSSLEESVLCVDVSRAVSSAQKAIPLIRLAKGIRSFGSASLEICMVASGQIDAYVDLRGKLRTLDFAAAMLIIREAGGIFNLLEEEDFSSIPLTKIRHFSLIAAANSILYQEITNLISEKS; the protein is encoded by the coding sequence TTGAAAGAAAACCTCAAAATTCTCAGAAGAATCGCCAAAGAAGTCTACCAAACCGTAAACCCCATCCTCGGAAAGCCTGAAGCCGGAAGAATCGTTGGAGCGGGATATGGAGGCGACGAGACAAGGTTCATTGACGAAGTCGCAGAACAGGCGATAATAGACCATCTCGAACGCAACAATATATCATGCATTTTCATCGGGGAAGAGAGAGGTGTAAAGCGCATCGGCGCCAACCCAGCCTTCTATATAATCTCGGATGCGGTTGACGGCTCCACAAACGCTGTGAGAGGAATAGAATTTGTATCACTATCACTCGCAATATCCCCAAAGGACAGCTTAGAGGGAATCGAGACCGCGATTGTAATGAATCTCTATAACGGTCGAATATATGAAGCTGAAAAAGGAAAAGGCGCTAGATGCGAAGGAAAAACGATTAAGACGTCCGAAAAATCGTCGTTAGAGGAGAGCGTTCTATGCGTAGATGTATCCCGCGCTGTTAGCAGTGCGCAAAAAGCCATCCCACTTATTAGATTAGCGAAGGGAATTAGATCATTCGGTTCAGCATCCCTAGAAATCTGCATGGTTGCATCAGGTCAAATAGATGCCTATGTAGATCTACGTGGAAAACTCAGGACACTGGACTTCGCTGCAGCCATGCTTATCATCAGAGAGGCAGGAGGCATCTTCAACTTACTCGAAGAGGAAGACTTTTCAAGTATACCATTAACCAAGATCAGACACTTCTCACTAATAGCGGCGGCAAACAGCATCCTCTATCAGGAGATAACCAACCTCATCTCAGAGAAGAGTTAA
- a CDS encoding DNA primase has product MKRYRLPRGMRYSTLSEREIFYREEFSLEKVIEWFSQPVSRLIFAVIIGRHTGIYPEEYEDDASTTILIDEYEDLEDVRRQIIEFRPESVYYDRNLYDEKGMEAGQEVAFDIDPENITCPIHGTLKEKMEKHQGLGFCKKEFNMVKEETAALYEELEKMFTDVRIVYSGRGFHIHVLDPEAYKLTTKERKRLAEDIKGRGFHIDEWVTSGSMRLIRLPYSLHGMVSRIVIPLEYRDIERFDPVTDERCIPQFLRQMRSQQYTKARYD; this is encoded by the coding sequence TTGAAGAGGTACCGCCTTCCTAGAGGCATGAGGTACTCAACCCTCAGTGAAAGGGAGATATTCTATAGGGAAGAATTCAGCCTAGAAAAGGTTATAGAATGGTTCAGTCAACCCGTTAGCAGACTCATCTTCGCCGTGATCATCGGCAGGCATACTGGAATCTACCCCGAAGAATATGAGGATGACGCCTCAACCACAATCCTGATAGACGAATACGAAGACCTTGAAGATGTGAGAAGACAGATCATAGAGTTCAGACCGGAATCCGTCTATTATGATAGAAACCTATACGATGAGAAGGGGATGGAAGCAGGCCAAGAAGTCGCCTTCGACATAGACCCGGAAAACATTACATGCCCAATCCACGGAACACTCAAAGAAAAGATGGAGAAGCATCAAGGCTTAGGCTTCTGCAAAAAAGAATTCAACATGGTTAAAGAGGAGACCGCAGCGCTCTATGAGGAACTCGAGAAGATGTTCACGGATGTCAGAATAGTCTACTCGGGAAGAGGATTCCACATCCACGTATTAGACCCTGAGGCATACAAGCTAACTACAAAAGAACGTAAAAGACTGGCGGAAGACATTAAAGGAAGGGGCTTTCACATAGACGAGTGGGTCACATCTGGCAGTATGAGGCTAATTAGGCTCCCATATAGCCTCCACGGGATGGTCTCCAGAATCGTTATCCCACTGGAATATAGAGACATCGAAAGATTCGATCCGGTAACAGATGAAAGATGCATCCCTCAATTCCTGAGGCAAATGAGAAGCCAGCAATATACAAAAGCGCGATACGATTAG
- the ahcY gene encoding adenosylhomocysteinase, which yields MQEFKVKDIGLAENGRLLVEWAAMHMPVLSKIAERFRREKPLEGLNIGACLHVTKETAVLVEALAEGGAEVSLCGSNPLSTQDEVAAYLAKQGIHVYAWKGETTDEYYWCVNRVIDHQPTITLDDGADLVTTIHTSRAEALLDVKGGTEETTTGVIRLKAMAEKGALRYPIIAVNDAYTKYLFDNRYGTGQSSIDGILRATNILLAGKKFVVCGYGWCGRGLALRARGMGANVIVTEVNPIRALEAVMDGFQVMPLTEASEVGDIFVTVTGNINVIRKEHFSRMKDGAIIANSGHFNVEVKIPDLEELSTSKRTVRPNLQEYMLRDGRRIYLLAEGRLVNLAAAEGHPSEVMDMSFSNQALCVEYIANAPRMEPRVYNVPPEIDELVARMKLEGMGIKIDQMTEEQKQYISSWEAGTI from the coding sequence ATGCAAGAATTCAAGGTTAAAGATATAGGCCTAGCTGAGAATGGAAGGCTTCTCGTAGAATGGGCTGCAATGCACATGCCAGTTCTAAGCAAAATTGCAGAAAGATTCAGAAGAGAAAAGCCCCTAGAGGGCCTTAACATCGGAGCATGCCTACACGTGACAAAGGAGACAGCCGTGCTCGTCGAAGCACTTGCCGAAGGGGGGGCAGAGGTCTCCCTATGCGGGTCAAACCCCCTCTCAACCCAAGACGAAGTAGCAGCATACCTAGCGAAGCAAGGCATTCACGTCTACGCGTGGAAAGGTGAGACAACAGATGAGTACTATTGGTGTGTGAACCGGGTAATCGATCACCAGCCAACAATAACGCTGGATGATGGAGCAGACCTCGTGACGACCATACACACATCAAGGGCGGAGGCCCTACTAGACGTTAAGGGCGGAACCGAAGAAACAACAACAGGAGTGATCCGCCTAAAAGCAATGGCTGAGAAAGGGGCACTAAGATACCCGATAATCGCCGTAAACGATGCCTACACTAAATACCTCTTCGACAACCGATATGGGACGGGGCAGAGCTCCATAGACGGAATACTCAGAGCGACAAACATACTTCTGGCAGGAAAAAAGTTTGTGGTCTGCGGATACGGATGGTGCGGACGAGGCCTAGCCCTAAGAGCTAGGGGAATGGGCGCAAACGTGATCGTGACGGAAGTAAACCCTATAAGAGCCCTCGAAGCCGTCATGGACGGATTCCAAGTCATGCCGCTAACCGAAGCCTCCGAGGTTGGGGACATCTTCGTGACCGTCACTGGAAACATAAACGTCATCAGAAAAGAACACTTCTCAAGGATGAAGGACGGCGCAATCATCGCGAATAGCGGACACTTCAATGTTGAAGTAAAAATCCCCGACCTAGAGGAACTTTCAACATCAAAAAGGACAGTAAGGCCCAACCTACAAGAGTACATGCTGAGAGATGGAAGAAGGATTTACCTACTCGCCGAGGGAAGACTCGTCAACCTCGCGGCAGCCGAGGGGCACCCCTCAGAAGTAATGGACATGTCCTTCTCAAACCAAGCCCTATGCGTCGAGTACATAGCAAATGCGCCGAGGATGGAGCCAAGAGTCTATAATGTCCCACCAGAGATCGATGAGCTTGTAGCCCGTATGAAACTTGAAGGAATGGGGATAAAAATTGATCAGATGACCGAGGAGCAGAAGCAGTACATCTCAAGCTGGGAAGCCGGAACAATCTAG
- a CDS encoding DNA-directed RNA polymerase subunit P → MEEEKREHPNLIYQCLKCGSLVSSTDLELGIRCPYCRYRVLKKTRPPIVKRIKAR, encoded by the coding sequence ATGGAAGAAGAAAAGAGAGAACACCCAAACCTCATATACCAGTGCCTCAAATGCGGTTCCCTAGTCAGCTCAACGGATCTTGAGCTTGGAATAAGATGCCCATACTGCAGATACCGCGTCCTAAAAAAGACTAGACCGCCAATTGTCAAACGCATCAAGGCTAGATAG
- a CDS encoding polysaccharide biosynthesis protein, translating to MLEVLILAGGGGHTGYAYALAQALYGKVSLSFLVPEGDRLSEARMGRFGIVGKLVKARGPKTPFYKFAWGLAKSFLQSIFRVSRRVNVVVSSGSNFCIPPALTAWFKGVPVVNIESSVRFTRASMTARILQPFSDLTVLQWEEQRRILPGGVVVGPLLPKPEVKPWSGGYILVTGGTYGHRALFDAVMKSSLTNVVLQTGQVDPQPYIEAHPEWRVITVTPRFHELLAGADVVVTHFGSTVLDALVYGKPCVIVPNPEWTRTAGEEDAKVLADKVNAVMVSEISKESIFEAIEEARTRRVPSFQNGAENLARMIIDLVSESS from the coding sequence TTGCTTGAGGTTCTGATACTTGCTGGTGGCGGCGGTCATACTGGCTACGCCTATGCTCTTGCTCAGGCGCTTTATGGGAAAGTTTCTCTATCGTTTCTTGTTCCAGAGGGGGACAGGCTGAGCGAGGCGAGGATGGGTAGGTTTGGAATAGTGGGAAAGCTGGTGAAGGCTCGCGGTCCAAAAACTCCCTTCTATAAGTTTGCCTGGGGTTTGGCTAAATCTTTCCTTCAGTCTATTTTCAGGGTGTCTAGGAGGGTTAATGTGGTTGTTAGTAGTGGGAGTAACTTCTGCATTCCGCCGGCTTTGACCGCCTGGTTTAAGGGTGTGCCAGTTGTGAATATTGAGAGTTCGGTGCGTTTTACTAGGGCCTCTATGACGGCGAGGATTCTCCAACCTTTTTCCGATCTTACGGTTCTGCAGTGGGAGGAGCAGAGGAGGATTCTTCCCGGCGGGGTTGTTGTTGGTCCGCTTTTGCCTAAGCCTGAGGTCAAGCCTTGGAGCGGCGGTTACATTCTTGTGACTGGAGGAACATATGGGCATAGGGCGCTCTTCGATGCTGTGATGAAGAGTAGTTTGACGAATGTTGTCTTGCAGACTGGTCAGGTTGATCCGCAGCCTTATATTGAGGCGCATCCCGAGTGGAGGGTTATCACTGTAACGCCTAGGTTTCATGAGCTCTTAGCCGGCGCGGATGTTGTGGTGACCCATTTCGGGTCAACGGTTCTGGATGCCCTTGTTTATGGGAAGCCATGCGTCATTGTGCCTAATCCCGAGTGGACCCGGACTGCGGGTGAGGAGGATGCGAAGGTTCTTGCGGATAAGGTGAATGCTGTTATGGTGAGCGAGATAAGTAAGGAGAGCATATTTGAGGCGATAGAGGAGGCTAGGACTAGGAGGGTGCCGTCTTTTCAGAATGGGGCTGAGAACCTTGCGCGTATGATAATTGATCTTGTTTCAGAGTCTTCTTAG